Sequence from the Procambarus clarkii isolate CNS0578487 unplaced genomic scaffold, FALCON_Pclarkii_2.0 HiC_scaffold_2262, whole genome shotgun sequence genome:
tggagtggtgaaccgagacgatgaagattcatctgaagattcatctgaagattcatctgaagattcatctgaagattcatctgaagattcatctgaagattcatctgaagattcatctgaagattcctccTCAGAATCATCTGACGAGGGGTTCCTCTCATTGATCAAGTAAGTAATGACATTTCACATAAATATTGGTGTTGGCGTTATGGTATGTTAACTCAATGGCTCCCTGAAGTCCATTGGGccaaatattatatacagtatcggataacataatactcgccggagcttcgagacctgagctcttcgtcgctggccactagattgtcctcaatgaataaaaaggatgtgatagctccttactccctcagtctacctcgtagttcacgcccagtgacaacatgtgtttaaatccttgaagaaatccattcagtatagtgagtgaagtcgtattctcgtcgttccttcttaagggttatagtattaatttgttttttgtttttgttttttgtgtgtgtgtaatttttgtaatttttgtgatgaataattgtctaaaattgaattttatggaatgcctagggatgtaaaaattacaatgtaaaatttaccagcaatgaatattgtttctcaatgatcatagggttcttttttttttatagtttggatgtttatagactaatttaataatggtctgattGTAACCACCTAAAACAATTTCAGGACCCCAGTACTAAGCGGCTCATCAATCATCTGAACATGGCGCATGTTGGACCTGACACACAgtcctcttccaacccagacaatAAAATCCCACCACAAAGAAACTGTCACTCAGGCAGTTGTCTAGAGGCTGGGTttgtgccccggggcagtgacaatgGACAACAGCAACCATCTCAACATAACATTTCTCAGTCCCAACATAGTCAAGGGCATATCAAAGATGTCGCTGGTGGATGCCATGAAAGCATGGACGATGGGGCAATGGGCGAGACGAAGGGACAAAAAGTGTGTGAAtgtggcactgtgggggggggggaggctctcgtctcctggcgatgcccacatcaacacactcttgagtggttagatgaacaatcccatcaacagcaacaaaaaatacagcaaccacatcaaaaaaataacattttggggagtagggatgatgaaagagatgcagattctgcCCAGACCACTAGTAATGGAAAGAATGTTTGTTCTCCACATTTCAGTGACtattgtgagggtcagtcagctccatccaacactcaggctaattccaaggttgtaagcattgactcgtcgttttaccagttcctgaagttggcaccccccagtttagcctactaccctcctcttaacaatggtcatgcaatgagagcagatggaaatgaggttgatgatgacgaacacagattcatatgtgttatttgccaaaaagtatataagcgaaaagaagccttaacagaacaccgtcgactccatacaggggagaagccttttgaatgtgataagtgtttcaagaggttctcttacaggggttcccattctagacataaacagaaacactgtccagttttgcactgttttactttcttcaagttcatccaggagttctcgtctaataacacttttaagggacctatttgataagtcccatcataagattaatttcatatattctatctcgtttaattctttccgcatgttgagaactttggtagttataggacgcttcattttctattttttccagtctatcaatacttttgccattctgcaggaccaaagctggtacatgatagtctatcagagacctttatacgctaaatacatcattcttactattctaatattaacaccatatttcgggctgtaccccactacagttctgagagccttgagtctgtctctatattgttgatgtaacttattgattgcagttgaggtacaagggacagagactccaaggtatttgaaagaagagacataatctattggtatgtcccatcacttaacctattttcactaattgtaatatttttggtataaaaattagtacttgcaaactcaaaatatatgcagtaagtcctaaatcaggcttaatatatataagatcaacgaaaaatgttgtttttaatataaattataaaaatcaatgtgttttcataataataaatatcccattggaaactggaaacaatttcaatattgaagggttggttaggtactgtcactaaaagtataatagactcaaaagctacacgaaaaacaacgtagaaataaatcaccatcggaatctttcacgcaatcccaaaaggaattaaatatggttacagattcattaattaaaatgggggattggtaaaccccgccggaagaagatggttccctcctcccaatcttgcagtaaccataaaATTTATTTCGTGTCATAATACAGTATGAAGGATCAGACTCTTATAATCAGTGAAAATTTTGATGAACTCCTGTCTCAAagacacgagtgtgtgtgtgtgtgtggctgttgtgtttagctagtgtatgtagctagctgttgggtgtagctagtgggtgtagctagtgtgtgtagctgttgggtgtggcttgtgtgtgtgtgtggctgttgtgtttagctagtgtatgtagctagctgttgggtgtagctagtgggtgtagctagtgtgtgtagctgttgggtgtggcttgtgtgtgtgtgtgtgtgtggctgttgtgttttgtagctagctgttgggtgtagctagtgggtgtagctagtgtgtgtagctgttgggtgtggcttgtgtgtgtgtgtgtgtgtgtgtgtgtgtgtgtgtgtgtgtgtgtgtgtgtgtgtgtgtgtttgtgtgtgtgtggctgttgtgttttgtagctagctgttgggtgtagctagtgggtgtagctagtgtgtgtagctgttgggtgtggcttgtgtgtgtgtgtgtgtgtgtgtgtgtgtggctgttgtgttttgtagctaggtgttgggtgtagctagtgggtgtagctagtgtgtttagctgttgggtgtggcttgtgtgtgtgtgtgtgtgtgtgtggctgttgtgttttgtagctagctattgggtgtagctagtgggtgtagctgttgggtgtggcttgtgtgtgtgtgtgtgtggctgttgtgtttagctagtgtatgtagctagctgttgggtgtggcttgtgtgtgtgtgtgtgtgtgtgtgtgtggctgttgtgtttagctagtgtatgtagcaagctgttgggtgtagctagtgggtgtagctagtgtgtttagctgttgggtgtagctagtgggtgtagctgttgggtgtggcttgtgtgtgtgtgtgtgtgtgtgtgtgtgtgtgtgtgtgtggctgttgtgtttagctagtgtatgtagttagctgttgggtgtagctagtgtgtttagctgttgggtgtagctagtgggtgtagctagtgtgtttagctgttgggtgtggctggtatgtgtggctggtaggtgcagcttgtgagtgcagcttgtgagtg
This genomic interval carries:
- the LOC138362650 gene encoding uncharacterized protein codes for the protein KALDEMEEGGLEDVEDEADQALEDQEDQEMEEVVEEIDDDGEEEEEYICSTYHDSSEDSSEDSSEDSSEDSSEDSSSESSDEGFLSLIKDDERDADSAQTTSNGKNVCSPHFSDYCEGQSAPSNTQANSKV